Proteins from a genomic interval of Syngnathus typhle isolate RoL2023-S1 ecotype Sweden linkage group LG15, RoL_Styp_1.0, whole genome shotgun sequence:
- the hsd20b2 gene encoding hydroxysteroid (20-beta) dehydrogenase 2 isoform X2, which yields MVLGLCSGMPALLASVVTGATSGIGKAYAMELAQRGLDIVLVSRCDVKLRQVAKEIESQHGRKTRIIRVDFTHGHNIYPYIATQLQGLEIGILVNNVAMPYSDDFAPFLEIPDAEQKITEILDCNALSVAQTTRLVLPGMLERRTGLIVNISSQMGIRPQPLLALYSATKAFVMYFSQCLHAEYKAEGITVQCVVPFLVSTNMNKMKSSSCVKSAAAFAREALNTVGYSNYTSGCLLHALQSFAIAVLMPDRLRMSSFLVAKLVRAAHQRKVQRGVRRGIHTYS from the exons atggtgctgggactctgtagtgggatgccagcactgctcgcctctg TTGTCACAGGAGCTACATCTGGCATTGGTAAAGCGTACGCCATGGAG CTGGCACAAAGAGGCCTGGATATTGTTTTAGTGAGCAGATGTGATGTGAAGCTTCGACAGGTGGCCAAAGAGATCG AGAGTCAGCATGGTCGAAAGACTCGCATCATCCGAGTGGACTTCACACACGGCCATAATATTTACCCTTATATAGCCACGCAACTACAAGGCCTGGAGATTGGAATTTTGG TTAACAATGTGGCGATGCCCTACTCAGACGATTTTGCCCCATTCCTTGAAATTCCAGATGCTGaacag AAAATCACAGAGATTCTCGACTGTAATGCGCTATCTGTTGCTCAA ACAACAAGATTAGTTCTGCCAGGAATGCTTGAACG AAGGACAGGTTTGATCGTCAATATCTCCTCGCAAATGGGAATCCGTCCACAGCCTCTGCTGGCCCTTTATTCTGCCACCAAA gcATTTGTGATGTATTTCTCACAATGTCTGCATGCTGAGTACAAGGCAGAGGGGATCACGGTCCAG TGTGTCGTACCCTTCCTGGTTTCCACCAACATGAACAAAATGAAAAGCAGCAGCTGCGTGAAGAGCGCTGCAGCCTTCGCCCGAGAGGCCTTGAACACAGTGGGCTACTCCAACTATACCAGCGGCTGTCTGTTGCACGCACTGCAG AGCTTTGCTATTGCCGTACTCATGCCCGACCGTCTGCGTATGTCCTCGTTCCTAGTGGCGAAACTGGTCCGCGCAGCACACCAAAGAAAAGTCCAAAGAGGAGTGCGCAGGGGCATTCACACATATTCGTAA
- the hsd20b2 gene encoding hydroxysteroid (20-beta) dehydrogenase 2 isoform X1: MQGNDRHGGKRWSNKGGAQVIMEYKYLFWITSVHCAKMAWSDALMIIGGFTLIFYSIKAAWKCYQGFKEFILSEFWQVDLRTYGQWAVVTGATSGIGKAYAMELAQRGLDIVLVSRCDVKLRQVAKEIESQHGRKTRIIRVDFTHGHNIYPYIATQLQGLEIGILVNNVAMPYSDDFAPFLEIPDAEQKITEILDCNALSVAQTTRLVLPGMLERRTGLIVNISSQMGIRPQPLLALYSATKAFVMYFSQCLHAEYKAEGITVQCVVPFLVSTNMNKMKSSSCVKSAAAFAREALNTVGYSNYTSGCLLHALQSFAIAVLMPDRLRMSSFLVAKLVRAAHQRKVQRGVRRGIHTYS, from the exons ATGCAAGGCAATGACAGACATGGTGGTAAGAGGTGGAGCAATAAGGGAGGAGCACAGGTCATCATGGAATATAAATACTTGTTCTGGATCACCTCTGTTCACTGTGCAAAAATGGCTTGGAGTGACGCCCTGATGATTATTGGCGGATTCACATTAATTTTCTACTCGATAAAAGCAGCATGGAAATGTTACCAAGGATTCAAAGAGTTTATTTTATCTGAGTTTTGGCAAGTGGATTTAAGGACTTATGGGCAATGGGCAG TTGTCACAGGAGCTACATCTGGCATTGGTAAAGCGTACGCCATGGAG CTGGCACAAAGAGGCCTGGATATTGTTTTAGTGAGCAGATGTGATGTGAAGCTTCGACAGGTGGCCAAAGAGATCG AGAGTCAGCATGGTCGAAAGACTCGCATCATCCGAGTGGACTTCACACACGGCCATAATATTTACCCTTATATAGCCACGCAACTACAAGGCCTGGAGATTGGAATTTTGG TTAACAATGTGGCGATGCCCTACTCAGACGATTTTGCCCCATTCCTTGAAATTCCAGATGCTGaacag AAAATCACAGAGATTCTCGACTGTAATGCGCTATCTGTTGCTCAA ACAACAAGATTAGTTCTGCCAGGAATGCTTGAACG AAGGACAGGTTTGATCGTCAATATCTCCTCGCAAATGGGAATCCGTCCACAGCCTCTGCTGGCCCTTTATTCTGCCACCAAA gcATTTGTGATGTATTTCTCACAATGTCTGCATGCTGAGTACAAGGCAGAGGGGATCACGGTCCAG TGTGTCGTACCCTTCCTGGTTTCCACCAACATGAACAAAATGAAAAGCAGCAGCTGCGTGAAGAGCGCTGCAGCCTTCGCCCGAGAGGCCTTGAACACAGTGGGCTACTCCAACTATACCAGCGGCTGTCTGTTGCACGCACTGCAG AGCTTTGCTATTGCCGTACTCATGCCCGACCGTCTGCGTATGTCCTCGTTCCTAGTGGCGAAACTGGTCCGCGCAGCACACCAAAGAAAAGTCCAAAGAGGAGTGCGCAGGGGCATTCACACATATTCGTAA
- the LOC133168042 gene encoding class I histocompatibility antigen, F10 alpha chain-like gives MYFAVFLAAAVQIHSVTPALHTLSYFTTTSTQVLNVPEYWEVAYVDGVQILHYDSNSRKIKVKQQWVTKVSADDPDHWDTELVVSASNAQVSKDNLEIAKKRFNQTGGVHSFQVMYGCEWNDETGEVDGWEHIRYDGVDFLSFEAKSMTWIAAHPQAFMTKIKWDQIDGFNAHRKIVLTEMCPFLLKKYVSNGKDFLTRTELPKVCLLQKTPSSSVTCHATGFYPSTASLFWRKDGEEIHEDVEKGETLPNHDGTFQTSAHLKVEVTPATEGEYECVFQLAGVQEAIVTKLDARCILSNARIQKEQDKKKAVAIAVPLVVLTLMAMVVAVFAKRFKTKQHEYAQASITPNSKA, from the exons ATGTATTTTGCTGTCTTCCTTGCCGCGGCTGTGCAAATACATAGCGTGACGCCTG CTCTTCACACGCTCAGTTATTTCACGACAACGTCCACACAAGTTCTGAATGTGCCGGAATACTGGGAGGTCGCTTATGTCGACGGCGTTCAGATTTTGCACTATGATAGTAACAGCaggaaaataaaagtgaaacaaCAGTGGGTGACCAAAGTATCAGCAGATGACCCGGACCACTGGGATACCGAGTTGGTCGTCAGTGCAAGTAATGCGCAGGTCTCCAAAGACAACCTTGAAATTGCGAAAAAGCGCTTCAACCAAACTGGag GTGTTCACAGTTTTCAGGTGATGTACGGCTGTGAATGGAATGATGAGACTGGTGAGGTTGATGGTTGGGAGCACATCCGTTACGATGGAGTAGACTTCCTATCATTTGAGGCGAAGTCAATGACATGGATCGCAGCACACCCACAAGCTTTCATGACCAAAATCAAGTGGGACCAAATAGACGGGTTCAATGCACACCGAAAGATTGTCCTTACTGAGATGTGTCCTTTCTTGTTGAAGAAGTATGTGAGCAACGGGAAGGACTTCCTGACGAGAACAG AGCTTCCCAAGGTGTGTCTCCTGCAGAAGACACCTTCCTCTAGTGTCACCTGCCACGCGACTGGTTTCTACCCCAGCACCGCGTCCCTCTTTTGGAGGAAGGACGGTGAGGAGATCCACGAGGATGTGGAGAAGGGGGAGACCCTCCCCAACCACGACGGAACCTTCCAGACCTCAGCCCACCTGAAAGTGGAGGTGACGCCCGCCACGGAGGGCGAGTACGAGTGCGTGTTCCAGCTAGCTGGTGTCCAGGAAGCCATCGTCACCAAGCTGGACGCCAGATGCATCCTGAGCAATGCGCGCATCCAGA AAGAGCAAGACAAGAAGAAGGCGGTAGCCATCGCTGTCCCATTGGTGGTCCTCACTCTGATGGCGATGGTGGTAGCGGTCTTTGCCAAGCGTTTCAAAACCAAACAAC ACGAATATGCTCAAGCTT